Within Triticum dicoccoides isolate Atlit2015 ecotype Zavitan chromosome 1B, WEW_v2.0, whole genome shotgun sequence, the genomic segment NNNNNNNNNNNNNNNNNNNNNNNNNNNNNNNNNNNNNNNNNNGCTAGTGTAGTGCAGAATGGAAAAGAGAATTGTGCAAGGAAGAAGTGCTGCATTCTACCTTGTGAGGAAGAGAAGGGTTGAGGCCTATGACATTTTTGCAGGCCACCATTATTTGCCTGGGCTGTGTACCGAAGGAGTTAAATGCATCACCGAACTATCTACTGGCCCTTGAGAGTTAAAGTCACTGGCTACTAGCTCATGTGAAAATGAAAGACTTTGGTCTAGTCTTGCAGCACCACTTGTGCTACACCACTGTTGTGATTCAGCCTACTATTGTGGAGTCCAAACACTGCAATTAATCTTGCAATCCGACCCACATTTTACTCCAACAATAGGAAAGTTTTTTCAACAGAAAGAAAATAGTCTAACATTCACATGCATAACGTTACATTTATTTAGCTTCACATAAATACCATTTTCAGAAAGTGGCAAGTTAGCTAGGACTGAAAATACTTGCTAAAATAGTGGTGAAACAAAATTAACAGAACAAGTCAACTAAAGCAACTACAATATAACTTAGAATAGAACATTTAGAAGGGCGTGAAATGATAAAACGTGCTATCGTGACTCACATAGACTAGTTACTCAACCATCTTTGTAATTAATGATGCAACAGGGAGAACGGTGCCTATGGTGTTCATCTGCCAGATAAAAGGCCAGCAGATGTCTCCAACTACCCACACATTGAATGGCTCACCTCTTACTCCATCATATGGCCCACCTCCCTCGCTCTATTCAGTTGGAGGCTCCACCTACCAACACATTCAGCAACTGCCAAATCATTTGCAAACTAGCCAAAGATAAATGTTACCCGATAAAATGCACTGGATTCAAAAGATTCGTCAAGACCAGCTTTTGTACACACACAAATAGtagttgaaatgtatgaaaggatcATTTAGTCGCACAATTAACTAAACTGGATCCATCAAACATTGGATTAATAAAATAATTGGTGGTGTATTTCATCAGCAACATCCTCAATACAACTTTCAAATGATATATCATTCTTGCTAGATGGCAACCAATCACTACATTTGCAGTATGACGCAAAGAGAAAGAGATGATTTTTTTCCCAGCAAAGCACTAATATGGTTGCATCGgtgatggttgctttgtaatacaaagcggggggaaaccctctaTTTCGGCAGTCCAGCTGGccttggaggcggcggtggcggcaggagCCCCTATTCAGCGACGTCGCTGAATAGGGAGCAGACGCGCACCTCCCGCTCCCCCCACCCCCTATGCGATTTTGGGCCGACCCATGTGCGGGGCAGGAtgcctttgttttttgttttccatCTTAAAAAGAAAACTGGGATTCATGAAAGTTTCAAATTTCAAACAAAATGCGCATTTTTAAAATAAGTTCAAGAAATCTTAAAATGTTTTTGAATTCCAGTTTTTCTCAGAATTTCTAAAATGTTCACGAGTATCATGATCATTTTGTTTGCATATTCAAAAGATGTCCATGATTTTGGAAAAAATGTGCGGGAAATAAAAATATGTCcatgattttaaaaaatgtttctcaatttaaaaaaatgttcatgtattcaaaaaaataATCATGATATTAAAAAATATACAGAAAAATTCAGAAAACTTTTGCGTATTTCAAATTTGGAAATTTTTCATTGATTTTGAAATCCAGGAATTctaaaatatgttcatgaatttcaaaagatGTTCATCAAAATGAAAAAATGTCCATGTACTTCTAAACTTGTTCCcaaatttcaagaaatgttctTTCGTTTAAAAATATTCACCGAATCAAAAATTCTTCATGAGATTCAAAAGTAAATTGCAGAATTTCAAAAAATGCTCACAAATTCAAAAAAGACATgcgaattcaaaaaatatttgcggatttttgcaaaaaaatcatgatttcaaAACAGTTCTTTCCGAATTCAGAAAATGCTCATGAGTTCAAAATAATGTTCACAAATTTTAGGTATGTTCgccaaatgaaaaagaaaaagaaaaaagtaaagctgtaataaaataaaaatgaaagaaaTAATGGAAATAACATTTAAAAGAAAAAGACGAAAAACCTAAAATAGAaatgaaaaacaaaaaattaggaaaatactaAAATAACAAAGGATAATGCAAAAAACCTGTTCAGGGAAGGTTCTAAAACCTTTCCAAAACCATTGAACAATCAAATTGAGTCGGTCTATACGGTGGAGAGATGCACTAAATAGGACATATAGGGTGGTGCCCTAGGAAGAGGAAAGGAGATGTAGAGTCGGGAAAACGATGGCCGGGGCTAGGCTTGTGATTTGTTTTGGGGGTCCCTAAGAATAGAGCCCACTTGGGTAAATCATGCCCCGCTCTCCTCCAGCTACCGCCACCAGCTCTACATACTGTTGTTACTGCATAAGAGGCGCTATGGTACTCACGCTCGCTACCTCTCGTGTCGCGGATAAGTGGCTCATTAGTTTCTTCACTAGCCTTAGCTCATTTACTTGTCTACTTTTTTTTTTTGACTTTTTCCTGCCTGTTTTataaaaggttcacaaatttgaatAGGATCAGGAAATGCAAAAAATGTTTGTAAATCTGCAAAAATTGTTCAAAGAATTAAATAAATTCACAAATGTGAAATTCTTTGTTTGTATTTTgaaagttcatcaatttggaaaAAAATGGACGTGGATTTAAAATACTtgatgaatttttaaaaatttaatgattttttaaaaatgtttgcaCATTTACAGTTTTCATGAATATTTAAAAATTCACGATTCAAAACTTGTTGATGATTGAAaatttcatggatttgaaaaaaaggTTGAGAATTTGAAAAACATTCATGGAATTAATCAATATTCATGGTTTAAAACTTGttcataatttgaataaaactgaaAAAATTAAAAACAATTGCTAATTTCAAAAATGATCACGGAATTAATAAATATGAACATGTtcatggatttaaaataattcacaaATTTGAAATTATTATGATTTTTTACATACTCATGAATTTTAACAATACTCACATATTTAAAGAAAATTAATGTCTTTTGAAAAAGAAAACTAATGTAAAAGAACCAGGAAACAGGCTTAAGCAGCTTATAGACAACAGCTCATGCTGTAATATTCGGTGTACCAAGTTCCCATTCCGTGCATTTACCACCGGTTACAGTGCAATTCGCTTACCGATGCAAACTCCTACACTTCACTGTGTATGTAAATGAGCCAGCCGATGTACATCTTTTTTAAAAGGATTTTTGGAAACCTTTTCAATGATTGCACTGAGAATTTGTCTGGGCGTTTTCCCTTTTGGTTTTCCCCAAAATGGTTTTTGctggttttctcttttttttcatgttcttttttgtttttttttctttcttcatttttcttttttatCAAATTAATGAAATTTtcacaaattcgtgaacatttttcaaagttgtttttctttttccaaattgctttgaatttttttcaaatcctAGACTTTTCTCAAATTTTCgtaaactttttccaaattttttgaattttttcattttacaaACTTTTATTTCAATGTTTGTAAACCTTTGTTTTTTTTCAAATTATTggattttttatttcctttttcaaaTTACAAACTTTTCAAAGTTGTGAATTTTATTTAAAATCATGAATTAAGTTTTGACATTCGTGAATTTTTTTTAAACTCATGAAgcaaaatttgtgaacttttttataaACTCTTTGAAATGTTTCTAAAAAGTCATCGGTCTACCCTTTTCAACTTTTTTTAAATCCTTGATTTTTTATAATTCATAAACTATttgatttttcatatttttttaagTACTATAGGTGAACAGGGAGGAGAAAAGTTCAACAAGAAAAGACTGTAGTGGACGACATACGAGGTACAGTCATACAAGTGAGAGGTACAATTGTGGGATGATGCCCGATACGATCAATATGAAGGTGATGAATTAGGCCTCTCAGTAAAGTAATAGTACCCCTAAAAAAGTAGTAGTATTTGAATCTCCACTTCTAAAACGGGAGTTGCTAGGCCGACATCCATGGTTTATTTTAGCCTCGCCTCTCACCATCTTCTCTAATTGGTTTTTTCTCACCTCACCTTTCACCATCACCTCTAATCCACCAAAATACCGGTGCCTTTGCATTTGTACTCGCGGCTTCCACCTCAACGATACCCCGCACGATAAAAAACGAGCCCACGCAAAAAAAAAACCTCCAATGTCCATGACTAAATGAATACCCTGCCTGGACTTTTTGGTGAGACCTGAAACAGCATCAGCTGTAGATTTGATTCCGGCGAGGGATTGCACCAGACTGGGCGAAGGCCCGAGTGTCCTTGAACTTAGGGGTTACTTGCATACTACATTCTGCCGCAACATGAAACATTGCTCTTGCAAAGATCATGATTTAGCTAGCTTCAGCCACTGCGTCTTTTTTTGCTGGATCAAAAGAATTATTAGTTAGTGCTGCTGCTGTGCATACGTCTGAGTGTTATGGAAATGGGCATAAGATGAGCAAATTGGTTCAGAAATTTACATCACGGGCCCCAACAATTCTCGGCCGAGAGTGACTGCAGTGCAGTACAGTAGAGTAGAGTTGTAGAAGCAATCACAGCATCCATAACACTCTAGCAGAGCAGAAATTCACAGCATCCTTCGCAGTCTACAGACCAAAGAGTGCTGGAAAGTTGGTTTCTCAACCAGACAGGTTGAAGGTTTATTCCCTCCATCATTCCATCACCATTGAAGTATTGATTGAAGCAGAAAAAACCGGACAGCAGTTTACATAGCTTCTCAACAAGTTAAAAGGCAAATGTCCTGTCAACAAAGTAACAGCGGCTAAAATTAGCTAGATAGATAGTAGATGCATAGATAGCTCACGAGTGTAGATGCATACATACAGCAGCACAGCAGAAAACCAAATCCAGAGCAGACCGCCATGCACCAGAGTTGAGTTTTACAAGCAATCACAGGTAGCAGAGCATCAAGACAGTTCTCAACGAGTTGAAGCTTCCATTCCTCCTCTTGGGAAATGGATGATTGAAATCATCAAATCAAAGCTGATAAAAACCACAGCTTGCAAAGTTTCTGAACGCCAATGTCTCCTCAACCAAATAACATCAGCACACGTCCCGAATTCTAGTAAACCCAGGAAATGTTCAAAAGGAGATGGATGAATCCACATTACAAGTATCTGAAATTGAACAAGATAAAAAGGTCAACGTTCAACCAGTCATGACATAACATACAAGTACATTGTTTGAAGCTAAAATAACGCATGCTTTCCTGCCCTGTTTGTTTACTCCTGCATGGTGGATTGCTGGCGTTCATTCCCTGGCTGGTCGAGCGGCCTTCCTCTGTTCGCGGACCAGTCTTGGTATCTCCTTCCATGTCTTCGGTTTCAATGCCATTACTTCAAACatcacaaatgatgtcagaacaaacTTGTATAAGAGGTGTTGACGTGGTACATGGGCAAAGACAGAAAGACGTGCGTACCTTCATAACGGGCATCTAGTTCTTTGTCATTGTCATCCATGCTGCCCAGTTGCTGCTGCAGGCATCTAGGGAGCTTCTTTATAGCAGGGCAGCCTGTAATCTGAATAAAGCGGAGAGAACTGTATACTTGCGGCTCATTCGGTAGGGATGCCAGGGTACTGCAGCTTTCAAGATCAAGGATTTCCAGCGATGGGGGTTGCTCTCCCGACAGAAACTCCAGCGATGTCAACCCACTATTGCCAATAATGTCCAGTCTCTTGAGGGGTGCAGGCAGACGGAGAGTCCCACCCAACATGCCAGCATAGTCCCGTATTACTAGATATTCGAGATGGGGAGGAAGTAAATGCTCTCTTGCAGTTGGTGCTGTTGCTGCTGGTGGCTCTGGCATGATAGGACTTCTGCTTCTGGAGGTAGTGGCTTCTAGTTTCTGGAGCCCACCCAGCTGACATGATAGGACTTGAATGCTATTGCAGCTCAAAATAAGTATGGACTTTAAGGATGGAGGCAGACTTAGAACCGCTTGTAAGCTTCCACATCCGACTAAACTTAGATATTCTAGGCATGGACAAAAGTGATTCATGGGTGAGGATGGAAACTCTGTTACAGCTGCACACATGATTGCCTCATTGCAAGAAGACCCCTGGACTAACTCTGAAATACCCTGCTGCTTGCCGAATATGGACTCAAGCTTAATGCACCTATCAATATCCATGCACTTGAGAGATGCCGGGATATTGAACATCTCTACTAAACTTGGGCAGTTTCTTAAGCAAAGAGACTCCAGACCTCTCAGGTGCTGACTCCTTTCGGACGCCAATGGCTCAAGAGGAGCTTGTGCATATCCAGTCAGATTTCTGCAGTTTCTAATCACCAACCTCCTCAAGGACACCAAGCTTTTGAACACTTTCTCTGGCCAGTAGAGGAGCACAGCGCACATACCAATTTCCAACTTTTCAAGGTGTACAAAATAGTCCCATGGCTCTAGTGCACCTGGTCCAAAGAATGAGTCGCAGCATCCTAACTCCACAACTGTAAGAGGGGATTTCTGGTTCCATTTCTCCTTGCTGTCCACAGGTACAATTGAAGTGCATTCAGCCTCTAATGTAGTTTCTGTGTGTTCTAGCCTCAGTGTCAGATTTGTCAATGAAGACAAATACCTGTCTACACAATGGAAGATCTCTTGTTTGCCATCTATAATATGTAATACACTTAGTTTTGGTGCTTCAGGTAAACCTATTACCTTTGGGCATTTCTGGGCTGACAGTTCCTCAAGCAGAGGAAACAATGTACCTTCGACCGCATCCCATCTCTGAAAGCTCTCCAAGTTTTCCATTTTGAGCACCTTTAGGACAGGAAAGGCTGAGCGTACCAATCTATAACCACCTTCAGTACATCGTTCTTGAAGCAATGGTGCTTCAGGTAACGCTGTCAGCTTTGGGCATTTCTCAATTGATAGTTCCTCCAGACAAGGAAACAATATCTGTTCTCCTTGAGTCTCTTCGACTGCATCCCATCCCTGAAAGCTCTCCAACTCTTTCATTTTAAGTACCTTTAGGGCAGGAAATGCTGAGCTTACCAATGTATAACCTCCTTCACTACAAGGTCCTTGCAACAATGGTGCTTCAGGTAATGCTACCAACTTTCCGCAGTTACTAATAAACAACTCCTCAAGCACAGGAAATATTGTTTGTTCTTCTTGCCTCTCATCGATTTCCCACCATCTTTCAAAACCCAACAAATGTTCTAGCATTAGTACCTTCAGTTTTGGAAAAgtgaagattgcactgcatctgaACAAAATTTGCAATCCTTCACAATGAAAAAGATGGATCTCAACCATGTTTTGCAGCATACCCATGCACTCTCCTCCATAGGAATATATCTTCAGAACCTGCAGCCCACCATGAGGTTCGAACTTGTCGAGCACCTTGCTGTCGCCAACCTTAGTCCATCTTAATGTCAGTTGACAGAGATCCTTCTTGTTTCCAAGGTTTGCcacttttgcttctgctttttcaacaTTCTCTACCTGGCGTAGCTCTAGCTGACCACCAATGTTTAAACCATGCAGCTCTCCAACATCAGCGCAATCAGGGCCAGGAACTCCTgctacaaaaactgtgagtgtctgCAGCTTAGTGAGATTTTCAAGTCCTGGAGGCATGCTCTTCAACTCCGGACATCCATGAGTGTAGAGGTGGCAGAGGGAAGTCATATACTTCATTTGCCTTGGAAGTCGTTCAAGATAACGGCAGTTGGATAGATCCAACACTTGCAGGTTATATAGAATACTTATATCCTCGGGAAGTGCTTTCATACGACTTTCTGAGAGATCAAGGTACCTCAGGTGATGCAGATACTTTGGTTTCAGAAGAAATGATTCTGTCCACATACAGAGCTTCAAGGCATGCAAAGTGTTGTATTTTGATACATGCTGCAATGGGTTGAACACATTACTATCACATAACAATGTTTGAATAGCAGGGGATCTTTTCTCCATAGAATCATTCAAAATACGTTCTGTTTCTTTACATGACAAGAACAAATGCCGAGCAGTATCTGGAAGCCACTCAATTTTACTTGGTTCCATAGTTGCAACAACACATTCCTTTTCCATAACAGAcattgcgatatcatgcataagatCATGAATTTTACATGTTCTGGAATAATTCCCCCTGAAGTCCTTACTTTCCTCTAGGTCCAGAAAGAATGACCTTGAGACCAGCTCATCGAAAATATGCTTTCCAAAGGTTGCAAGACTATCTTCCTTGCGTTCTGGGATAAAGCCATTTGCAATCCATAGTTGGATAAGCTTCTCCACATTGATCTTGTAATCCTTGGGAAACACAGCACAGAAAGCAAAGCACTGCTTCATGTGTGCGGGCAAGTCATTGTAGCTAAGCTTGAGTATTGGCAAAATTCCAGTTTCATAAGTGCAAATGCtgcttctagatgatatagccttcCATTCTTCCACACTGGTCTTGGTGCGAAGTACAGAACCCAGTGCAGTTGCAGCTAATGGAGAGCCACAACATCTCTTCACAATCTCACCAACCATCTCGAGTAGCTCGGGAGGCTTTCCATTCTCTGAACTGAATGCTCTATCCACAATAATTTCCTTTATGAAGTGATCCTCCAAAGCATTGAGATTGTAGGCTGCCCTATCTGCACCCATAATTTCAGCAACTCGTTTATCACGAGTTGTTGTCAACACTGCACTGCCCATGCCACCATGCAAGCAAACCTTGAGCCTTTCCCACTTACGTAGCTCTTTATTGTCCCAAACATCATCCAATACAAGGAGATACCGCTGTCCGCTGACCAGTTTTTGAAGTCTATCCAGTGGTGGTTTGTCTGTATCAACATTCTTATTGGGAGATGCTTCAACTATACTCTTGGCCAGGGAGTTCACATCAAAGGTATCAGAGACACAAACCCAGAGCAGCAACTGGAAATGCTTCTGAATTTCAGGATCATTGTATATGAGTTGCGCTAATGTGGTCTTGCCAAGGCCCCCCATTGCAACAACAGGAACAACTGTGAGATCTACGTTGCTAGCTTCACCAATTAGTGTACCAATAATGTTCTTCTTATCTTCGTGTCTGGATCTGTTGGCAATTTCTTGTGGGTCAATGCTAACATAATCTGTATGCCTCCACTCTTTGGACACCGGTGACCGTGGTTGGTACTTGAACCCAAAGACCTGCATCTCTGCTATGAGGACCTCAACGGCTTGCAGAATCAGACAAAGCTTGCGACCCATTTTGTAACGGAACGCAACACGGTTGTGATTAGGGAAGAGTTTAATTACATCGAAGCCGAGCTTTCTGTAGTGCCCATTCTTCTTGGCTTCACGGCGTAGGGCTTCGTACTTGAATTCGTCGAAGACTTCATTTGCCCCATAGGCGACTGTTCTGAGCTCCTGAAGCCAGGCTTTGGCACCTTCTCTCTGTGCCATGGCTTGCTCCTCAACGTCGGTGATAACGTCGAGGATGGCCGGAAGCTTGCGTTTGAGAATCTTGTGTTGCTCCTCCATTCCCTCCATCACCTTGTACTGGTCCAGGAGGTAGCTGGACGCCTTGTCCTTCAGCATGGACACCAGCGGCCCGGTCGCCATGGTGACCACCAGCTCCGCCATGGAACTCTTGGAAGAAACTTCTCCAACACAGGTGCACTGCAGAAATTAATGAAAAAGAGAATGGTGTGAGCAAGCCGTGTATAAGTAGAGCTTGGGATCTGTTCTTAAACAAATTACAAGTCAAAATCCATTCTTGCAGCCATAGTTACCTTCACGAGCTTGCCCCTAATCTGCACCCAGGACCAGCAACGCAGCAACAGCGAGGAAGACGTGGTTTTCACAGGAGCGTCGACGCCAGCTCTGGCATTGTtttggtggcagcagcagcagattcAAAGCCAACGAGGCGATGAAGCAGGAGGCAACACTGGTGAAGTTATAGCGGCGCGTGGATGCATGGGCGGCGCTGTGTGCAGGATCTACTCCGTCAAACGGGAGTTGGGAGATTTTTGTGAGATCTTGAAGCTTTTGGATGGGTGGTAGTAGGATTCAGGGGAGCAAGAGCCAGGTTGATGTGGGATTTTGGAGAAGTGTGCTGTCGCTGTGGCAAGATATGCGTGCTTGTGAATTGTGATGAAAATGGTAGCTAACGAGGTGGCCTGTGCCTATGCGTGCTTGTGAATTATTTGACTGGGATGTGTACAGAGCAAGTTAATGCATCACCTAACTATCTAGCAAGCTGGCGCTTGAGAGTTAAGTCTTGGCACATGAGGTGTGGAAAAGAAACACCACTGCTGCCAACACAAGTGGAGTGGAGTACTGCTCCCACTGACATGACCAGGCAATGTAATTAATCTTGCAAGCCCACCCACATTTTACATGTAAAAAGGAAACTTTCATAGTAAAAAAGCAAAGAGTGTACAGCATTCACATGCATAAATGTTCCGTTTTACTTGGCTTAAGTGGCGAGTTAGCAAGGACGAAAATACAGGCTGTCTGGCTTCACGGGGATGTTACACTGTAATAACCATTAGAGATGACAATGCATACGGTGTATACGTACCAGACTACAACGGTCTCCATGAAAATGCAAAAAAAGAGAGACTAGAATGATCTCCCTTTCTCAAATTTACCTCGGATGCTCCTCCGTTTGCTGTCTTAAATGTAAAGGGCTCTCCTGAATATACTACAAAATTCCCAAGGCACAACACCAGTAAGGAGAAGTGTTAGGTGCTGAAGCTGAACAAATTGGCTGAAACAAGACGGAAAGGTTGAAGCACAGTAATGCAGATGCGGCAAAACTTTATGTGGTATTTTGTGGTGATGTGAAAAGATTGAAGTTCAAATGTGCTTTGCAAACAAGAACTGCTTTACTAACTAAAAATAAAAATCAGCCTATCTTTTTAACCGTACATTGCAGATACAAGGTGGCATGCTGCATCTGTGTCACGGCTGCCAACACTGGTTCCTTGATGTAATTTATCTTTGGAGCCCACCCAGATTTAATTCCTGCCACACTGCTCCATGTGTGTCATGGGTCCAACACTGTTACACTGACCATTGATGTAATTAATCTTTTTACCCCACCCTGTATTCGATTGGCCAATGCTTAAGAAGATGGTGGCCCTGATTTAGGACAATGTTTGTACAGAATGCTGGCACAGTGCATAATTTTCCTTTTTACTTGGCTTAAGTGGCAAATTAGTAAGGGCTAAAATACTACCGGCTGGCTTCACATGTGACTAGAACAAAAGCCAAGATGATTTATAGAAAATGTAAACAGGCCAGAATATTTACTAATTGATCTTAGCAGAGGCAACTCCCTTTTTGAAAATTATCTTGGGTGCTCCCCCATCTGCCGTCTTAAATGTAAGGCGCAATGGATTTAAGGCACCCTTGAATATAGATGACTATTGAGGCACAACACCAGTGAGGAGAAGTCTAGTTGCTAACGGTGCACAGATTGACTGAAATGACATCACCGAAAGAAGTCAATTAAAGCAGCTAAGACAAGTTAATCTACAAATATGATCCTTGTTTCTCTAGCATCAGAAAACAGTAAACAGTGAGCAGGTTAATGATGTAGCAAAAGTTTTACCTCATCAAAGTTGGTAAGCTCACTGAATACTCCCGACAACAACACGAGCACTTCTTACACCCATCATAATAGAGCAATAATTGGCCACTGAGTTATGTCTAGCGTGGTGAACTCTAACACAGTTTGAAACCCATCTTCATCTTCACCTCCATCCTCCGTAGCAGCCAACAGTTAACAGAAACAATAGTACATAATGAGAGTTTACATACCAGAAAGGGTAGATTCAACTGCATGtgtccaaaaagcaagaaacatgcTTTAATAATTTTCATGCTGAGATGATAAGAGACGGTCTAGATTGTTTTTTAGTAACTAAGACCTTGAGAAAACCTTGTTTAGGAAGAAAACTTTCTGGTACCAGTACATGAGGAGGTTTCTCaagaaagaaaagaacaaaaatgaAAGATCACAAGTTGAAATAGTTTGTGTGTAATCATAAAATTAAGAATAAATGATGTTCATGTGTCGGATAAGAAACCAGAAGGCACTTCCAGCCAAGCTGCCACCCCGCCCCACATGATGTACACCCTATCTCACTGTCTTCAGTGGCAGTTTTGTTATGCCACCTACCAACAAATTCTGCTAGGCCACAGGCCACCCTCTCTCACTGTTTTCAGTGGCAGTTCTGCTATGCCACCTACCAACACATTCTGCTAGGCACAGGCCATCTGGTGGATCCGAGGACTAATGCGACCATCTACCAGACAGTCCTCATACCAGTGGGTAACTACAGTGAAAAATATCCACAAATATCACATATTTTTCTTATCATAGCAATCTGAAAAATGGAATAAACCAGGACACCAAGCACATAAATATGATTTAAAAGGGAGCATTAAAGTGAGAAAAGCATGCGTAACAGATGGCGAAAACTGAATATACAGACTTGACAAAAGGACACGTGTCTTTCTCCATGCCATACATTTTAACAATTGCATAATTATTAATGAATTCATTCACAAGGAAGGGTGACAAATGAAAAGCTCTAAAAAACCTGACAAAATCTCTTTTTTGCACGAACAAATCCAATAAAATCTGAATACCTCCTGTGTCACAGACATCTAAGGAAAACAGAAGCGCACATAGAGGTGCTAGATAGCTTACTTCCTTGCTTTCAAAATCTGGTGAGAGGAGTTGTGGTACTTTCAGCCACATCAATTGTTTCCCACTTTCTGATAAATTCAACTGCTTATTTATCTTCCTGCACATTATCCTAAACATAAGAACTAGCCAAATCATATATAAGTTTTATCAAGATAAATATTATCAGAGAAAATGCAGCATTCAAAAAATTCACCAGGACCAGCTTTTGCGCACATACAAATATGAACTGAAAATTTGAAATGCATGAAAGCATCATTTAGTTGAGGAATTAACTAAACAGGGTCCATTGAACAGTGGATTGAATATAATTATGGTGGTCTATTTCGTCAGCAACCTGCTCAATACAACTTTCAAATGATATAGCATTCCTGCTAGATGGCAACCAGCCACTACATTCGCGGTATGATGAGAAGAGGATGAGATGATCTTTTTTTCCAGAACAGAGCAATAATATGCttgacaaacaacatgatgcata encodes:
- the LOC119315593 gene encoding putative disease resistance protein RGA4, producing the protein MAELVVTMATGPLVSMLKDKASSYLLDQYKVMEGMEEQHKILKRKLPAILDVITDVEEQAMAQREGAKAWLQELRTVAYGANEVFDEFKYEALRREAKKNGHYRKLGFDVIKLFPNHNRVAFRYKMGRKLCLILQAVEVLIAEMQVFGFKYQPRSPVSKEWRHTDYVSIDPQEIANRSRHEDKKNIIGTLIGEASNVDLTVVPVVAMGGLGKTTLAQLIYNDPEIQKHFQLLLWVCVSDTFDVNSLAKSIVEASPNKNVDTDKPPLDRLQKLVSGQRYLLVLDDVWDNKELRKWERLKVCLHGGMGSAVLTTTRDKRVAEIMGADRAAYNLNALEDHFIKEIIVDRAFSSENGKPPELLEMVGEIVKRCCGSPLAATALGSVLRTKTSVEEWKAISSRSSICTYETGILPILKLSYNDLPAHMKQCFAFCAVFPKDYKINVEKLIQLWIANGFIPERKEDSLATFGKHIFDELVSRSFFLDLEESKDFRGNYSRTCKIHDLMHDIAMSVMEKECVVATMEPSKIEWLPDTARHLFLSCKETERILNDSMEKRSPAIQTLLCDSNVFNPLQHVSKYNTLHALKLCMWTESFLLKPKYLHHLRYLDLSESRMKALPEDISILYNLQVLDLSNCRYLERLPRQMKYMTSLCHLYTHGCPELKSMPPGLENLTKLQTLTVFVAGVPGPDCADVGELHGLNIGGQLELRQVENVEKAEAKVANLGNKKDLCQLTLRWTKVGDSKVLDKFEPHGGLQVLKIYSYGGECMGMLQNMVEIHLFHCEGLQILFRCSAIFTFPKLKVLMLEHLLGFERWWEIDERQEEQTIFPVLEELFISNCGKLVALPEAPLLQGPCSEGGYTLVSSAFPALKVLKMKELESFQGWDAVEETQGEQILFPCLEELSIEKCPKLTALPEAPLLQERCTEGGYRLVRSAFPVLKVLKMENLESFQRWDAVEGTLFPLLEELSAQKCPKVIGLPEAPKLSVLHIIDGKQEIFHCVDRYLSSLTNLTLRLEHTETTLEAECTSIVPVDSKEKWNQKSPLTVVELGCCDSFFGPGALEPWDYFVHLEKLEIGMCAVLLYWPEKVFKSLVSLRRLVIRNCRNLTGYAQAPLEPLASERSQHLRGLESLCLRNCPSLVEMFNIPASLKCMDIDRCIKLESIFGKQQGISELVQGSSCNEAIMCAAVTEFPSSPMNHFCPCLEYLSLVGCGSLQAVLSLPPSLKSILILSCNSIQVLSCQLGGLQKLEATTSRSRSPIMPEPPAATAPTAREHLLPPHLEYLVIRDYAGMLGGTLRLPAPLKRLDIIGNSGLTSLEFLSGEQPPSLEILDLESCSTLASLPNEPQVYSSLRFIQITGCPAIKKLPRCLQQQLGSMDDNDKELDARYEVMALKPKTWKEIPRLVREQRKAARPARE